A genome region from Mycolicibacterium litorale includes the following:
- a CDS encoding acyl-CoA dehydrogenase family protein: protein MDFSPNEGQQAVADVVTSVLERDNSWDALVSGGVTALGVPERLGGDGVGLAELATALTEIGRHGTISPALATIGLGLLPLLDLASDAQQDRYLAGVAKGAILTAALNEPGASLPDRPATTLAGGRLNGTKVGVPYAQAAEWILVSADSGVVVVSSRAEGVQVTKTPTSNGGDEYAVTFSDVTVDDADVLADASAHRVNELALAATGAFAAGLVAGALRLTADYVANRHQFGRPLSTFQTVAAQLAEVYIASRTLDLAATSVVWRLAEGRDADGDLEVLGYWLTSQAPPVMQTCHHLHGGMGMDITYPMNRYYSTIKDLARLLGGPSHRLDLVGA from the coding sequence GTGGATTTCAGTCCCAACGAAGGGCAGCAGGCTGTCGCCGATGTGGTGACGTCGGTGCTCGAACGCGACAACAGCTGGGACGCCTTGGTTTCCGGCGGTGTCACGGCGCTCGGCGTACCGGAGCGCCTCGGCGGTGACGGGGTCGGGCTGGCCGAACTGGCGACCGCGCTGACCGAGATCGGCAGGCACGGCACGATCAGCCCGGCACTGGCCACCATCGGCCTCGGGCTCCTGCCGCTGCTCGATCTCGCCTCGGACGCCCAGCAGGACCGCTACCTGGCGGGTGTCGCGAAGGGCGCGATCCTGACGGCGGCGCTCAACGAGCCGGGTGCGTCGCTGCCCGACCGGCCGGCGACGACCCTGGCCGGTGGCCGCCTCAACGGCACGAAGGTCGGGGTGCCGTACGCCCAAGCGGCGGAATGGATCCTGGTGAGCGCCGACTCCGGCGTCGTCGTGGTCTCGTCCCGGGCCGAGGGTGTCCAGGTGACCAAGACGCCCACGTCGAACGGCGGCGACGAGTACGCGGTCACGTTCAGCGACGTCACCGTCGACGACGCCGATGTGCTGGCCGATGCCTCCGCCCACCGCGTGAACGAGCTGGCCCTGGCGGCCACCGGGGCGTTCGCGGCCGGTCTGGTGGCCGGTGCGTTGCGCCTGACCGCCGACTACGTCGCCAACCGCCACCAGTTCGGGCGGCCGCTGTCGACGTTCCAGACCGTGGCGGCCCAGCTGGCCGAGGTCTACATCGCCTCGCGCACATTGGATCTGGCGGCCACCTCGGTGGTGTGGCGGCTCGCCGAGGGGCGGGACGCCGACGGGGACCTCGAGGTGCTGGGCTACTGGCTGACCTCACAAGCTCCGCCGGTCATGCAGACCTGCCATCACCTGCACGGCGGTATGGGTATGGACATCACCTACCCGATGAACCGCTACTACTCGACGATCAAGGACCTGGCCCGGTTGCTGGGCGGTCCGTCGCACCGTCTGGATCTGGTGGGAGCCTGA
- the fadE29 gene encoding acyl-CoA dehydrogenase FadE29 → MFIDLTPEQRQLQAELRQYFSTLISPEEREAMETDRHNEAYRAVIKRMGSDGKLGVGWPKEFGGLGFGPVEQSIFVNEAARADVPLPAVTLQTVGPTLQVYGTEEQKKKFLPAILAGEVHFAIGYSEPEAGTDLASLRTSAVRHGDEYIVNGQKIWTTGAHDADYIWLAVRTDPEAAKHKGISILIVDTRDPGYSWTPIILSDGAHHTNASYYNDVHVPADMLVGEENAGWKLITTQLNHERVMLGPAGKVAGIYDRVHAWASKPGSNGVTPLENDNVRRALGEIRAVWRINELLNWQVAAAGETIAVADAAATKVFSTERIQRIGRLAEEIVGAYGNPAEPDTAELLEWLDSQTKRNLVITFGGGVNEVMREMIAASGLKVPRVPR, encoded by the coding sequence ATGTTCATCGACCTGACCCCCGAGCAGCGGCAGTTGCAGGCCGAACTGCGGCAGTACTTCTCCACGTTGATCTCGCCCGAAGAGCGCGAGGCCATGGAGACCGACCGGCACAACGAGGCCTACCGCGCGGTGATCAAGCGGATGGGTTCCGACGGCAAGCTCGGTGTGGGCTGGCCCAAGGAGTTCGGCGGACTGGGCTTCGGCCCCGTCGAGCAGTCGATCTTCGTCAACGAGGCCGCCCGCGCCGACGTTCCGCTGCCCGCCGTCACACTGCAGACCGTCGGCCCGACGCTGCAGGTGTACGGCACCGAAGAGCAGAAGAAGAAGTTCCTGCCCGCGATCCTCGCCGGCGAGGTGCACTTCGCGATCGGCTACTCCGAACCCGAGGCCGGCACCGACCTGGCATCGCTGCGCACCTCGGCGGTACGCCACGGCGACGAGTACATCGTCAACGGCCAGAAGATCTGGACGACCGGCGCCCACGACGCCGACTACATCTGGCTGGCAGTGCGCACCGATCCGGAAGCGGCCAAGCACAAGGGCATTTCGATCCTGATCGTCGACACCAGGGATCCCGGCTACTCGTGGACGCCGATCATCCTGTCCGACGGCGCCCACCACACCAACGCCAGCTACTACAACGACGTCCACGTGCCTGCCGACATGCTCGTCGGCGAGGAGAACGCGGGCTGGAAGCTGATCACCACCCAGCTCAACCACGAGCGCGTCATGCTCGGTCCGGCGGGCAAGGTCGCCGGCATCTACGACCGCGTGCACGCGTGGGCCTCGAAGCCGGGCTCCAATGGCGTGACCCCGCTCGAGAACGACAACGTGCGACGGGCGCTGGGGGAGATCCGGGCGGTCTGGCGGATCAACGAACTGCTCAACTGGCAGGTCGCCGCGGCGGGGGAGACGATCGCGGTCGCCGACGCCGCCGCCACGAAAGTGTTCTCCACAGAACGGATTCAGCGGATCGGCCGGCTGGCCGAGGAGATCGTCGGCGCGTATGGCAACCCCGCCGAACCCGATACGGCCGAACTGCTGGAATGGCTGGACAGCCAGACCAAGCGCAACCTCGTCATCACCTTCGGCGGCGGGGTGAACGAGGTCATGCGCGAGATGATCGCGGCGTCGGGCCTGAAGGTGCCGAGGGTCCCGCGGTGA
- a CDS encoding bifunctional MaoC family dehydratase N-terminal/OB-fold nucleic acid binding domain-containing protein yields MSAPQDLQPDIEKIKAEGRSEPRAGRDPVNQPMIHHWVDAIGDKNPIYVDEQAARAAGHPGIVAPPAMIQVWTMGGLGQGRSDDDPLSKMMQLFDDAGYAGVVATNCEQTYHRYLQPGEELTIHAEITDVVGPKQTALGEGYFINQLITWTVADGETVAEMNWRIMKFKPRADDKPAGGQERSDRGSYAVPDDLDPDKLMRPASSKDTQFFWDGVNAHELRIQRRPDGTLQHPPVPAVWQEKDAPIDYVVASGNGTVYSYVVHHAPKVPGRSLPFVIALVELEEGVRMLGELRDIDPSEVQIGMPVRARYLDFPDSDISPAWTLYAWEPAR; encoded by the coding sequence ATGAGCGCGCCGCAGGACCTGCAGCCGGACATCGAGAAGATCAAAGCCGAGGGGCGAAGCGAGCCGCGCGCCGGCCGGGATCCGGTGAACCAGCCGATGATCCACCACTGGGTGGATGCCATCGGCGACAAGAACCCGATCTACGTCGACGAGCAGGCCGCCAGGGCCGCCGGACATCCCGGTATCGTGGCGCCGCCGGCGATGATCCAGGTGTGGACGATGGGCGGCCTCGGTCAGGGGCGCTCGGACGACGACCCGCTGTCGAAGATGATGCAGCTGTTCGACGACGCCGGCTATGCCGGGGTGGTCGCCACCAACTGTGAACAGACCTATCACCGGTATCTGCAGCCGGGCGAAGAGCTCACCATCCACGCCGAGATCACCGACGTGGTGGGGCCCAAGCAGACCGCGCTGGGCGAGGGGTACTTCATCAACCAGCTCATCACGTGGACGGTCGCCGACGGTGAGACTGTTGCCGAGATGAACTGGCGCATCATGAAGTTCAAGCCGCGGGCCGACGACAAGCCCGCCGGAGGGCAGGAGCGCAGCGACCGGGGAAGTTACGCGGTGCCCGACGACCTCGACCCGGACAAGCTCATGCGGCCCGCGTCGTCGAAGGACACGCAGTTCTTCTGGGACGGCGTCAACGCCCACGAGTTGCGGATCCAGCGCCGTCCCGACGGGACGCTGCAGCATCCGCCGGTGCCCGCGGTCTGGCAGGAGAAGGATGCTCCGATCGACTACGTCGTGGCCTCCGGCAACGGCACCGTCTACAGCTACGTCGTGCACCACGCGCCGAAGGTGCCCGGCCGCAGCCTGCCGTTCGTGATCGCGCTCGTCGAGCTCGAGGAGGGCGTGCGGATGCTCGGCGAGTTGCGCGACATAGACCCCAGCGAGGTGCAGATCGGAATGCCCGTGCGCGCAAGGTACCTCGACTTCCCGGACAGTGACATCAGCCCCGCGTGGACCCTGTACGCCTGGGAGCCGGCCCGGTGA
- a CDS encoding MaoC family dehydratase yields MSAPALEVGATLPELKIHGDPTFIVSTAIATRDYQDVHHDRDKAQAKGSKDIFVNILTDTGLVQRYLTDWAGPTARIKSIGLRLGVPWYAYDTITFTGEVTAVDDGVATVKVVGANSLGNHVIATATLELGDH; encoded by the coding sequence GTGAGCGCCCCCGCCCTGGAGGTCGGCGCCACCCTGCCCGAGCTGAAGATCCACGGCGACCCGACGTTCATCGTCTCGACGGCCATCGCGACCCGCGACTACCAGGACGTGCACCACGACCGGGACAAGGCGCAGGCCAAGGGTTCGAAGGACATCTTCGTCAACATCCTGACCGACACCGGTCTGGTGCAGCGCTACCTGACCGACTGGGCGGGTCCGACGGCACGGATCAAGTCGATCGGGCTGCGCCTGGGCGTGCCGTGGTACGCCTACGACACGATCACGTTCACCGGTGAGGTCACCGCCGTCGACGACGGCGTCGCCACCGTCAAGGTGGTCGGCGCCAACAGTCTCGGCAACCACGTCATCGCCACGGCGACACTCGAACTGGGGGACCACTGA
- a CDS encoding lipid-transfer protein, with protein MLSGKAELSGKAAIAGIGATDFSKNSGRSELRLAAEAVLDALDDAGLTPADVDGLVTFTMDSNLETAVARSTGIGELTFFSQIGYGGGAAAATVQQAALAVATGVAEVVVAYRAFNERSEHRFGQVMTGLTVNADSRGVEYSWSYPHGLSTPAASVAMIAQRYMHEYGATSADFGAISVADRKHAAKNPNAYFYEKPITIEDHQNSRWIAEPLRLLDCCQETDGGVAIVVTTPERARDLKHRPAIIEGAAQAAGADQFTMYSYYRDELGLPEMGLVGRQLWEQSGLTPADIQTAVLYDHFTPYTLIQLEELGFCGKGEAKDFIAGGAIEIGGRLPINTHGGQLGEAYIHGMNGIAEGVRQLRGTSVNQVDDVEHVLVTAGTGVPTSGLILG; from the coding sequence ATGCTGTCCGGAAAGGCGGAGCTCTCCGGAAAGGCGGCGATCGCGGGCATCGGCGCGACCGACTTCTCCAAGAACTCGGGCCGCAGCGAGTTGCGCCTCGCCGCCGAGGCGGTGCTGGACGCGCTGGACGACGCCGGTCTGACGCCGGCCGATGTGGACGGCCTGGTGACGTTCACGATGGACTCCAACCTGGAGACCGCTGTCGCGCGGTCGACCGGGATCGGCGAGCTGACGTTCTTCAGCCAGATCGGTTACGGCGGAGGGGCGGCGGCGGCCACCGTGCAGCAGGCGGCGCTGGCCGTCGCGACCGGGGTGGCGGAGGTTGTGGTGGCGTACCGCGCCTTCAACGAGCGCTCGGAGCACCGGTTCGGTCAGGTCATGACCGGACTGACGGTCAACGCCGACTCCCGCGGTGTCGAGTACAGCTGGTCCTATCCGCACGGGTTGAGCACGCCCGCCGCGTCGGTGGCGATGATCGCCCAGCGCTACATGCACGAATACGGCGCCACCAGTGCGGACTTCGGGGCGATCTCGGTGGCCGACCGCAAGCACGCCGCCAAGAACCCGAACGCCTACTTCTACGAGAAGCCGATCACCATCGAGGACCACCAAAACTCGCGGTGGATCGCCGAACCGCTGCGGCTGCTGGACTGCTGCCAGGAGACCGACGGCGGCGTCGCGATCGTCGTCACCACTCCGGAACGGGCAAGGGACCTCAAGCACCGGCCGGCGATCATCGAGGGGGCCGCTCAGGCCGCCGGCGCCGACCAGTTCACCATGTACTCCTACTACCGCGACGAACTCGGGCTGCCCGAGATGGGCCTGGTGGGCCGTCAACTGTGGGAGCAGAGTGGATTGACGCCCGCCGACATCCAGACCGCGGTGCTCTACGACCACTTCACGCCGTACACCCTGATCCAACTCGAGGAGCTGGGGTTCTGCGGAAAAGGCGAGGCCAAGGACTTCATCGCCGGCGGCGCCATCGAGATCGGCGGCCGGCTGCCCATCAACACCCACGGCGGCCAGCTCGGCGAGGCCTACATCCACGGGATGAACGGCATCGCCGAAGGTGTCCGCCAGCTGCGCGGCACATCGGTCAACCAGGTCGACGACGTCGAGCACGTACTCGTCACCGCAGGCACGGGCGTGCCGACCTCGGGGTTGATCCTCGGCTGA
- a CDS encoding PE domain-containing protein yields the protein MDPLKKPEGISWDAATVQLPEMPMIPPGQDAMSATISAVLPTLAAPLVANVAALQAKEGMFSGKLTAAQSAYQNADDSGGQAVGQITSMLGQLGQMGGQAAGQAGGGGQGGGMFGQMMQQAMQAAQQFGGQAGGSQGAGGAPPAAAGQPAPGAAPQPTQPPQAAPAREGEPGHTDAQQRDEERRRDDEQRTPLLHAEGAAPGEGSNAGVAPVPPQAPATDAEIEDLARRML from the coding sequence ATGGATCCGCTGAAGAAGCCCGAAGGGATCTCGTGGGACGCGGCGACCGTGCAGTTGCCGGAGATGCCGATGATCCCTCCGGGCCAGGACGCGATGAGCGCGACCATCAGCGCGGTGCTCCCGACGCTGGCCGCGCCGCTGGTCGCCAATGTGGCTGCGCTGCAGGCGAAAGAAGGCATGTTCTCCGGCAAGCTGACCGCTGCGCAGTCCGCCTATCAGAATGCCGACGACTCGGGCGGGCAGGCGGTCGGTCAGATCACCAGCATGCTCGGACAGCTCGGCCAGATGGGTGGCCAGGCGGCCGGGCAGGCCGGCGGCGGAGGGCAAGGCGGCGGGATGTTCGGCCAGATGATGCAACAGGCGATGCAGGCCGCGCAGCAGTTCGGCGGTCAGGCCGGCGGGTCGCAGGGCGCCGGTGGTGCGCCGCCGGCGGCCGCCGGTCAGCCAGCACCGGGCGCCGCACCTCAGCCCACCCAGCCACCGCAGGCAGCGCCGGCGCGGGAGGGTGAACCCGGGCACACCGACGCGCAGCAGCGCGACGAGGAGCGCAGGCGCGACGACGAGCAGCGGACACCGCTTCTGCACGCCGAAGGCGCAGCCCCGGGGGAGGGTTCGAACGCAGGCGTGGCGCCCGTCCCGCCGCAGGCGCCTGCCACGGACGCCGAGATCGAAGACCTCGCGCGCCGGATGCTCTAG
- a CDS encoding nuclear transport factor 2-like protein produces MTVDESTRMIRTAWVDLPEAVRTYLIAHRVRDVATAITVFTDDAVVTDEGHTYRGRDEIAAWLGNAGSEYTYTTEFTWATMIDADHADVVQRLEGDFPGAVADLHFRFTLDGALVRRLVIEP; encoded by the coding sequence ATGACAGTTGACGAGAGCACCAGGATGATCAGGACGGCTTGGGTCGATCTTCCGGAGGCGGTCAGGACGTATCTGATCGCGCACCGGGTTCGTGACGTGGCCACCGCGATCACCGTATTCACCGACGATGCCGTCGTGACCGACGAAGGGCACACCTATCGCGGGCGGGACGAGATCGCCGCCTGGCTGGGTAACGCGGGCAGCGAGTACACCTACACCACCGAGTTCACCTGGGCCACGATGATCGACGCGGACCATGCCGACGTGGTGCAGCGTCTGGAGGGCGACTTTCCCGGCGCCGTGGCCGATCTGCACTTCCGGTTCACGCTGGACGGTGCGCTGGTCCGTCGCCTGGTGATCGAGCCGTAG
- a CDS encoding SDR family NAD(P)-dependent oxidoreductase — MTRNWFITGGTPGGFGMAFADAALELGDRVVLTARRPAELQEWARGYGDRVLVVPLDVTDTKQVHEAVKTAETHFGGIDVLVNNAGRGWYGSIEGMDDAGVRAMFELNFFAVLSVVRAALPGMRARGSGWIVNMSSVAGLRGTTGFGYYSATKFAIEGVTEVLREEVAPFGLQVMAVEPGAFRTRAYAGFADEPVREALTEYRPMLEAVRDAMVTQDGAQPGDPARGARAVIAAMAENPPPRRLVLGSDGFDVTVATLEEALAEIRDHEALSRGAVFPAP, encoded by the coding sequence ATGACGAGGAACTGGTTCATCACCGGTGGCACACCGGGTGGGTTCGGCATGGCCTTCGCGGATGCGGCTCTGGAGCTCGGCGACCGGGTGGTCCTCACCGCCCGCAGACCCGCCGAGCTTCAAGAGTGGGCGCGCGGCTACGGCGACCGGGTGCTGGTCGTCCCGCTCGATGTCACTGACACGAAGCAGGTGCACGAGGCGGTGAAGACGGCCGAGACGCACTTCGGTGGTATCGACGTGCTGGTCAACAACGCCGGCCGCGGCTGGTACGGATCGATCGAGGGGATGGACGACGCCGGCGTGCGCGCAATGTTCGAGCTGAACTTCTTCGCCGTGCTCTCGGTCGTGCGGGCGGCCCTGCCGGGGATGCGCGCCAGGGGCAGCGGCTGGATCGTCAACATGTCGTCGGTGGCGGGGCTTCGCGGCACCACAGGCTTCGGCTATTACAGCGCAACGAAATTCGCGATCGAGGGTGTCACCGAGGTGCTGCGCGAGGAGGTGGCGCCGTTCGGCCTCCAGGTGATGGCGGTCGAACCGGGGGCGTTCCGCACGCGCGCCTACGCCGGTTTCGCCGACGAGCCCGTCCGGGAGGCGCTCACCGAGTATCGGCCCATGTTGGAGGCGGTGCGCGACGCGATGGTCACCCAGGACGGCGCGCAGCCCGGTGACCCCGCTCGCGGCGCCCGCGCGGTGATCGCCGCCATGGCCGAGAATCCACCACCGCGGCGATTGGTGCTCGGAAGCGACGGTTTCGACGTCACCGTGGCGACACTCGAGGAGGCGCTGGCCGAGATCCGCGACCACGAGGCACTCTCCCGGGGCGCCGTCTTCCCCGCCCCGTAA
- a CDS encoding alpha/beta fold hydrolase, whose amino-acid sequence MNRSVLATLGLLAAAAMTAGCGGAAAEQPAAAENKPTVVLVHGAFADSSSWNGVIKILEDGGYPVIAAANPLRGLQADADYVRSVLDSVSGPVVLAGHSYGGSVMSIAADGQPNVKALVYVASFILEQGESTGELAGKFPGAQLGPALRTVKYPLPDGGMADDLYIRSGEFRRVFAADVPADVAALMAATQRPIAAAALEDPATKTAWKAIPSWNLVTLKDLAIPADSMRFMGERANAHNVEIDASHAVTVSQPAAVADLIDTAAGASTT is encoded by the coding sequence ATGAACAGATCGGTACTCGCCACGCTGGGCCTGCTGGCCGCGGCGGCCATGACCGCGGGATGCGGTGGTGCGGCCGCCGAACAGCCTGCGGCGGCGGAGAACAAGCCCACGGTGGTGCTGGTGCACGGGGCCTTCGCCGACTCCTCGAGCTGGAACGGCGTCATCAAGATCCTCGAGGACGGCGGCTATCCTGTCATCGCGGCCGCCAACCCGCTGCGCGGTCTGCAGGCCGACGCCGACTACGTGCGAAGCGTGCTGGACAGTGTGTCCGGTCCGGTGGTCTTGGCAGGTCACTCATACGGCGGATCGGTGATGAGCATCGCCGCGGACGGTCAACCGAACGTCAAGGCGCTGGTGTACGTCGCGAGCTTCATCCTCGAACAGGGCGAGAGCACGGGGGAACTGGCCGGCAAGTTCCCCGGAGCGCAGCTCGGTCCCGCGCTGCGCACGGTGAAGTACCCACTGCCCGACGGCGGGATGGCCGATGACCTCTACATCCGGTCCGGCGAGTTCCGACGGGTGTTCGCCGCGGACGTGCCCGCCGACGTCGCAGCGCTGATGGCCGCCACCCAGCGGCCCATCGCCGCTGCCGCGCTGGAGGATCCCGCCACGAAGACCGCATGGAAGGCCATCCCCTCGTGGAATCTGGTCACTCTGAAGGACCTCGCCATCCCCGCCGACTCGATGCGGTTCATGGGGGAGCGGGCCAACGCGCACAACGTGGAGATCGACGCCTCACACGCCGTCACGGTCTCCCAGCCCGCGGCCGTCGCCGATCTGATCGACACGGCCGCGGGCGCCAGCACCACCTGA
- a CDS encoding MerR family transcriptional regulator, which produces MRSGLTIGEFAAVTRLSVRTLRRYHEAGLLEPATVDPFTGYRYYATEQIPTAQVIQRLRQLDVPLSEVEVILGTEDPQDRAEVIAGHLERLEAELDRTRAAVVSLRRLIRPHPAGLDVELRSLSARTVAAITGHVSLDESLAWYDTAMDELDAAFPPAERTGPPGGQYANELFTHGAGAFTVFRPVRAPRESGRIQVVELPPADLAVAVHPGPHDDIDVTYGRLGAWVVEHTLAVAGPIHEIYRVGPRDTPDPARWRTEIGWPVFHLAATVQG; this is translated from the coding sequence ATGCGTTCCGGACTGACCATCGGCGAATTCGCCGCGGTGACGCGCTTGAGCGTGCGCACGTTGCGCCGCTACCACGAGGCCGGACTTCTGGAACCCGCGACGGTGGACCCGTTCACCGGCTACCGCTACTACGCGACCGAGCAGATCCCCACCGCGCAGGTGATTCAGCGGCTGCGTCAGCTCGACGTGCCCCTGTCCGAGGTCGAGGTCATCCTCGGCACCGAGGACCCCCAGGACCGGGCCGAGGTGATCGCGGGCCACCTCGAGCGGCTGGAGGCCGAATTGGACCGCACCCGGGCGGCCGTCGTATCACTGCGGCGGCTCATACGCCCACACCCCGCCGGCCTCGACGTCGAGCTGCGCTCACTTTCCGCCCGCACGGTCGCGGCGATCACCGGCCACGTCTCGCTCGACGAGTCGCTTGCCTGGTATGACACCGCGATGGACGAACTGGACGCCGCCTTCCCGCCCGCCGAACGCACCGGACCACCTGGCGGGCAGTACGCGAACGAGCTGTTCACGCACGGCGCCGGCGCCTTCACGGTCTTCCGCCCGGTCCGCGCGCCCCGCGAATCCGGGCGGATCCAGGTCGTCGAGCTGCCGCCGGCCGACCTGGCCGTCGCCGTTCACCCCGGCCCGCACGACGACATCGACGTCACCTACGGACGTCTCGGCGCCTGGGTGGTCGAGCACACCCTGGCCGTCGCCGGGCCGATCCACGAGATCTACCGGGTGGGACCGCGTGACACCCCCGATCCGGCGAGGTGGCGAACGGAGATCGGCTGGCCGGTGTTTCACCTCGCGGCGACGGTGCAGGGCTGA
- a CDS encoding GMC family oxidoreductase, producing MPDEHYDYVVIGAGSAGCVIAARLSEDPATRVLLLESGSADTRPEIAAPPAWPALWGTEVDYAYRTVPQIGTGALVHNWPRGHTLGGSSSINAMVHLRGHPDDFDSWAEEGCTGWDYASVLPYFMRTESVTGGDPRYRGTAGPLSPAPASTLDANPLSQVFLDGAAAAGFPLTDDFNGATAEGAGWHDLAISSGIRQSAAVAYLHPVAGHRPNLTISTRSRAHKLIIDGTRCRGVEFERNGEVVTAYADADVVVSAGAVDSPRLLLLSGVGPAAELEAVEVGVVHDLPGVGRNLHDHPLCGVIYEAAQPIPAGRTNHAEVSMLWRSDEAAGGPDMQLMFIHVPFHPAHLNAPANSFTFGVAIVPEARGSVRLAGPGPNAAPLIDPNYLGAESDVRRMLHGVHIAREIAASAPFAPWRGPEVLPGSGVTEESALRAFLARATSTYYHPVGSCAMGVGPDAVVDPELKVHGLTGLRVADASVMPRVVCVNTNAATLMIGEKAADLIRAGA from the coding sequence ATGCCTGACGAACATTACGACTACGTGGTGATCGGCGCCGGGTCGGCGGGTTGCGTGATCGCCGCCCGGCTCTCGGAGGACCCCGCCACCCGGGTGCTGCTCCTGGAGTCCGGCTCGGCCGACACCCGACCCGAGATCGCCGCGCCGCCGGCATGGCCGGCGCTGTGGGGCACCGAGGTCGACTACGCCTACCGCACCGTCCCGCAGATCGGTACGGGCGCACTCGTCCACAACTGGCCGCGCGGCCACACCCTCGGCGGAAGCAGCAGCATCAATGCCATGGTGCACCTGCGCGGACACCCGGACGACTTCGACAGCTGGGCTGAAGAAGGTTGCACCGGTTGGGATTACGCGTCCGTACTGCCGTACTTCATGCGCACGGAGTCGGTCACTGGCGGCGATCCGCGCTACCGCGGCACCGCCGGCCCCCTGTCGCCGGCGCCGGCGTCAACCCTCGACGCCAATCCGCTGTCACAGGTCTTCCTCGACGGTGCGGCCGCCGCGGGATTTCCGCTGACCGACGACTTCAACGGCGCCACCGCCGAGGGCGCAGGCTGGCACGATCTCGCGATCTCCTCGGGCATCCGGCAGAGCGCCGCGGTGGCCTACCTGCACCCGGTGGCCGGGCACCGGCCCAACCTCACCATCTCCACCCGGTCTCGTGCGCACAAGCTGATCATCGACGGAACCCGTTGCAGAGGAGTCGAATTCGAGCGAAACGGCGAGGTCGTGACCGCCTACGCCGACGCGGACGTGGTGGTCAGCGCCGGTGCGGTCGACTCACCGCGGCTGCTGCTGCTGTCCGGAGTCGGGCCCGCGGCTGAATTGGAGGCGGTCGAGGTCGGCGTGGTGCACGATCTGCCCGGAGTGGGCCGCAACCTGCACGACCATCCGCTGTGCGGGGTCATCTATGAGGCGGCGCAGCCCATCCCCGCGGGGCGCACCAACCACGCCGAGGTGTCGATGCTGTGGCGCAGCGACGAAGCGGCCGGCGGACCCGACATGCAGCTGATGTTCATCCATGTGCCGTTCCACCCGGCCCACCTCAACGCCCCCGCGAACAGCTTCACGTTCGGGGTGGCCATCGTGCCCGAGGCGCGCGGTTCGGTGCGTCTAGCCGGACCGGGTCCCAACGCCGCGCCGCTGATCGATCCGAACTACCTGGGGGCAGAATCCGACGTACGCCGGATGCTGCACGGCGTGCATATCGCGCGCGAAATCGCCGCCAGCGCACCGTTCGCGCCGTGGCGTGGGCCCGAGGTGCTACCCGGGTCGGGTGTGACGGAGGAGTCGGCGCTGCGCGCGTTCCTGGCCCGCGCCACCAGCACGTACTACCACCCGGTCGGCAGCTGCGCGATGGGCGTCGGGCCGGATGCGGTGGTGGATCCGGAGTTGAAGGTGCATGGCTTGACCGGGTTGCGGGTGGCCGACGCCTCGGTCATGCCGAGGGTGGTGTGCGTCAACACCAACGCCGCAACGCTCATGATCGGGGAGAAGGCCGCCGACCTCATCCGGGCAGGGGCCTGA
- a CDS encoding GntR family transcriptional regulator gives MPVPVERGKHTRSLLRDQAYVSIRDAIVNGTLAPGEKLRDPELEEWLGISRTPIREALARLEVAGLVHTTPGRSTVVSSIEQQAVLNAQSVAAAMHALAVRTAVPMMGDEEFEAMARANAHFADALSRGDAEAAIRSDDDFHSVAVVACENDVIAQVLEQVTPVLRRLEHLRFSSLSGRDSIAQHEQIIELCRDGDAVAAADATERNWQTLSQIVEQADDHADD, from the coding sequence ATGCCAGTGCCGGTTGAGCGGGGAAAGCACACCCGGTCACTGCTGCGTGATCAGGCGTACGTCTCGATCCGCGACGCCATCGTCAACGGGACCCTGGCGCCGGGCGAGAAGCTGCGAGATCCGGAACTCGAGGAGTGGCTGGGGATCAGCAGGACCCCGATCCGGGAGGCGCTCGCCCGATTGGAGGTCGCCGGCCTCGTGCACACCACACCCGGCCGGTCCACGGTGGTGTCGTCGATCGAACAGCAGGCGGTGCTCAACGCGCAGAGCGTCGCCGCCGCCATGCACGCTCTCGCGGTACGCACCGCTGTTCCGATGATGGGCGACGAGGAGTTCGAGGCGATGGCGCGCGCCAACGCACACTTCGCCGACGCGTTGTCGCGCGGCGATGCCGAGGCGGCGATCCGAAGCGACGACGACTTCCACAGCGTGGCAGTGGTGGCGTGCGAGAACGACGTGATCGCACAGGTTCTCGAGCAGGTCACCCCGGTGCTCCGGCGGCTGGAACACCTGCGGTTCTCGTCGCTCTCCGGCCGTGACTCGATCGCCCAGCACGAGCAGATCATCGAACTCTGCCGTGACGGGGACGCGGTCGCGGCGGCTGACGCAACCGAACGCAACTGGCAGACCCTGTCGCAAATTGTCGAGCAGGCGGACGATCACGCGGACGACTGA